The Synergistaceae bacterium genome has a window encoding:
- a CDS encoding polyprenyl synthetase family protein, which yields MRKRRSDIPFSEQIAEAGQFIEARIEDLSRALPHPAPARLRESMLYSLTAGGKRLRPILCIKAAEVFGMPWEKSFPLALGFEMIHTGSLIQDDLPSMDNDELRRGKPTNHVIFGESLAILAGDSLLAWAFEYPIARMVKAKIPYSRICRATEILAKALGPFGLCGGQVLDTDPASMEDGDDFPFRVAAQKTGVLIAACLEGGAVIGGARRRAASAFRSYGMHLGIAFQIVDDILDVTSSAEELGKTPGKDAVLDRKTFVSVYGVEEAGRLALSESKKAVDALKIVGGDTAFFSEMADHLVERTR from the coding sequence ATGAGAAAAAGACGATCCGACATCCCGTTTTCCGAGCAGATCGCCGAGGCTGGACAGTTCATAGAGGCGCGGATAGAGGACCTCTCAAGGGCCTTGCCACATCCGGCACCGGCAAGGCTGAGGGAGTCCATGCTGTATTCGTTGACGGCAGGGGGCAAGAGGCTGCGTCCTATACTCTGCATCAAGGCCGCGGAGGTCTTCGGTATGCCCTGGGAGAAGAGCTTCCCCCTCGCTCTGGGGTTCGAGATGATTCATACAGGGTCGCTGATCCAGGACGACCTGCCCTCTATGGACAACGACGAGCTCAGGCGAGGCAAGCCGACGAACCACGTGATCTTCGGCGAGTCGCTGGCGATACTGGCGGGAGACTCGCTGCTCGCGTGGGCCTTCGAATACCCTATAGCCAGGATGGTAAAGGCGAAGATCCCCTATTCGCGGATCTGCAGGGCCACGGAGATACTGGCCAAGGCGCTTGGTCCGTTCGGGTTATGCGGCGGGCAGGTGCTGGACACGGACCCGGCGAGCATGGAGGACGGGGATGACTTCCCCTTCAGGGTTGCGGCTCAGAAGACCGGCGTGCTGATAGCGGCCTGCCTGGAGGGGGGCGCCGTAATAGGAGGTGCGAGGCGCAGGGCTGCGTCCGCCTTCAGGAGTTACGGCATGCACCTCGGGATCGCCTTCCAGATTGTGGATGACATTCTGGACGTCACGTCGTCGGCAGAGGAACTGGGCAAGACCCCAGGTAAGGACGCCGTCCTCGACAGGAAGACGTTCGTGTCGGTCTACGGGGTGGAGGAGGCAGGACGACTCGCGCTTTCCGAGAGCAAAAAAGCGGTCGACGCTCTCAAGATTGTGGGAGGGGACACGGCCTTCTTCTCCGAGATGGCCGACCACCTGGTGGAAAGGACGCGATAA
- a CDS encoding 50S ribosomal protein L28, with amino-acid sequence MAKVCECCGRGPATGNAVSHSNRHTRRRWLINLKSVKADVGGGESLRMRVCTRCLRSGKVKRAL; translated from the coding sequence TTGGCAAAAGTTTGTGAATGCTGCGGCAGAGGTCCTGCGACCGGAAACGCCGTGAGCCACTCCAACCGTCATACGCGAAGACGCTGGTTGATAAACCTTAAAAGCGTAAAGGCCGACGTCGGCGGCGGTGAGTCTCTCAGGATGAGAGTTTGCACCCGGTGTCTCCGTTCAGGAAAAGTCAAGAGAGCACTTTAA
- the xseB gene encoding exodeoxyribonuclease VII small subunit, whose product MSFSKKMEELDSIVARIEKGPMPLEDALALFEKGVKLVKECREYLLEAKGRVRALTEEGELVPLSQPLDYDGEGSR is encoded by the coding sequence TTGAGTTTCAGCAAAAAAATGGAGGAACTGGATAGCATAGTTGCCCGCATCGAGAAAGGCCCGATGCCTCTGGAGGATGCTCTCGCCCTTTTTGAAAAGGGCGTGAAGCTGGTGAAAGAGTGCAGAGAGTACCTTTTGGAGGCAAAGGGAAGGGTCAGGGCTCTGACCGAGGAGGGAGAGCTGGTCCCCCTGTCGCAGCCCCTGGATTATGACGGGGAGGGCTCCCGATGA